The segment CAGAGACGCGTCTTGACGCGCCCGGGCTCGGGCGCTTTCGCCATCAGGTACAAGATGCCACGGCTGCCCCCGGAGCCCATCCCGTCAGCACTCGCACGCCTGGTTTTTCTCGGCAATCGCGGCGGGTCGGCCATGCGGGCGGCCGCCGCCTTGCGGGGCCGCCGCCGGCCGCTTTGCAGGGCCGCCGCCGGCCGCTTTGCGGGGCCGCCGCCGGCCACCTTGCAGGGTGCGCGGTGCCGCGTTGACATGACGCCCTGCTCCGGTAAGGATCGCCGGCTTTCGAGGGAAAAAGACCATGTCTTATGCGGTGATCCGAACCGGCGGCAAGCAGTACCGCGTCAGCCCAGGGCTGCGCCTGACCATCGAGAAACTGGCCGGCGAGCCGGGCCAGGAAGTCGAGTTCGGCGAAGTGCTCCTTCGCGGCGACGGCGACCAGGTCCAGGTCGGCGCGCCCCTGGTCGAAGGCGCGGCCGTGCGCGGCGTCATCATCGTCCAGGACCGGGGCCCGCGAATCCTCGTTTTCAAGAAGAAGCGCCGCAAGAACTACCGGCGCCGCATGGGGCATCGTCAATACGAGACCACCGTGCAGATCACTTCGATCGACTGACCCGTTCCCGGAACTGGAGAGAACGCGATGGCGCACAAGAAAGGCCAGGGAAGCAGCAAGAACGGTCGCGACAGCCGCGGCCAGCGTCGTGGCGTCAAGAAGTTCGGCGGCCAGATCGTGGTTGCCGGCAACATCATCGTGCGCCAGCTCGGCACCCGTGTGCACCCCGGCACCGGAGTCGGCATGGGCCGCGACTTCACGCTGTTCGCTCTCGTCAATGGCGTCGTCAAGTACGAGACCTTCGGAAAAGGCGGCAAGACGCGAGCCTGCGTAGTAGGCCTATCGCCGAACCCGACGGCGGGCTGATCCCCCTCTCGTGAATTTCGTCGACGAAGCGCGACTGCGCATCGTCGCCGGCGACGGGGGCGACGGCTGCGCCGCCTTCCTGCGCGAGAAATACCGTCCCAACGGTGGCCCCTCCGGGGGCGACGGCGGCAACGGCGGCTCGGTGCTCGCCGTAGCCGACGAGAACATCTCCACCCTGCAGGATTTCCGCTCGCGCCAGACGATTCGCGCGGTGCGCGGCGAGAACGGCCGCGGCAAGTGCCAGCACGGCAGGAACGGTGAAGACGTCTCCCTGCGCCTGCCGGTCGGCACCGTCGTCGTCGACGAACAGAGTGGTCGCGTGCTTGCCGATCTTGCCCGCCACGGCGAGGAGGTGCTGCTCGCTGCAGGCGGCTACGGCGGTCGCGGCAACGCCCGATTCGCAACGGCGACGCACCAGGCGCCGCGCCGTGCCGATCCGGGAACGCCGGGCGAGGCCTTCGAGATCCGTCTCGAGCTCAGGCTGTTGGCCGATGCGGGCCTCGTCGGCCTTCCGAACGCCGGCAAGTCGAGCCTGCTCGCCCGCGTCAGCGCAGCGAGGCCGAAGATCGCCGACTATCCGTTCACGACGCTCGCGCCCATCCTCGGCGTAGTCGCGTGGGCGCAGGACAAGAGCATGGTCGTCGCCGACATTCCCGGTCTCATCGAGGGAGCCCACCAGGGCCAGGGCCTCGGCGACCGTTTCCTGCGCCACGTCGAGAGGACAGCCGTACTCGTCCATCTTCTCGATGCATCCGAGCGCAGCGCCGACGGCGCGATCGCCGATTTCGATACCGTTCGCGCCGAGCTCGCCGCGTATTCGCCGGAGCTCGCGTCGCGACCCGTGATCGTCGCGCTGACGAAAATGGACCTGCCGTCGGCCGTCGAAAGCTGCGGCGAAATCTCGCGGCGCCTCGCCAAGCGCGGGTTCGACGTTCACGCGATCTCGTCGGCAACGGGCCAGGGCTGCCGCGAGCTGATGACCAGCGTCGGCCACGCCGTAGAGCGGCGGCATCGCGAGAAGTCCGCCGACGACGACGCAATCATCCTCGCCGGGGAGCCGCGATGACGCACGTCCTGCGAAAGCGCGAAATCCTCGAGCGGGCGCGGCGGATCGTCGTCAAGATCGGCAGCTCTCTTCTGGCCACCGAAAGCGGAGTCAGCAGCGAGCAGATCGGGCGCCTGTCGGCCGAGCTGTGCGCGCTTGCCGAGCAGGGACTCCAGATCGTCGTGGTCACGTCGGGTGCGCGCGCCGCCGGCCTCGCGCGCCTGGGCCTGAAGCGCCTGCCGAAGAAAATTCCGGAGCAGCAGGCGGCAGCCGCGATCGGGCAGATCCGCCTGATGGCGCTGTACGAGCGGTGCTTCGCCGATTTCGGCCGTCACGTCGGCCAGGTTCTGCTGACGGCCGACGATCTTCGCGACCGCGCGCGCTATCTCAACGCGCAGCGCACCCTCGAGCACCTGTTGCGCCACGGCGTGGTTCCGATCGTCAACGAGAACGACTCGGTCGCGATCGACGAGCTCAAGTTCGGCGACAACGACCGCCTGTCGGCGCTGGTCGGCGGCCTGGTGGGCGCCGATCTGCTCGTGATCCTCACGGATGTCGAAGGACTCTACGACCGCGACCCCCGCGGCGGAGAGGCCTCGCTCGTCGAGCTGGTGTCCGACGTCGATGCGCTGATCGATTCGGGAGTCGCCGGCGGAACCGCCTCTGCGGTCGGCACCGGCGGCATGGCGAGCAAGCTCGTCGCTGCGCGCAGCGCTGCGCACCGTGGCATTCCGACGGTCGTCGCCAGCGGAAGAACGCCGGGCACGCTGGCCCGCATTTTCGATCCCGATGCGACGGCGGGCACGCTTTTCTTGCCGAGGCCGACGCCGATGCGCAGCCGAAAGCACTGGATCGCGCACGGCCTGCCCGTGCGCGGCTCGCTGGTGCTCGACGCCGGCGCCCTTGATGCAGTCACGCGACACGGCTCGAGCCTTCTTGCGGCAGGAATCACTGCAGTGGACGGCAAGTTCTCGCGCGGCGATTGCGTTCGCTGCGTCGATGCCGCCGGCCGCGAATGGGCCCGCGGACTGGTCGCCTACGACGACGACGAATGCCGCGCGATCCGCGGCCAGCCAAGCTCGCGCTTCGAGGCTCTTCTCGGCTATCATGCCGCCGACGAAGTGATCCATCGCGACGATCTTGCGGTGCTCGCCGAGCTTGGCGAAGTTGGCCAACCTGGCGAGGAAACAGCGGACGCGGATGCTCCCGCATCGCAGGAGCGGGGCTGACATGACCACGCGCGGCATGGCGACGTTTTCGTCGACGGCAACGACAGCGGCCGATGCGTCCGCCGCCTCGGCGAGCACGGTCGAAGAGGAAATCGCGAGCATCTGCCGCGATGCCCGCGCCGCTTATCGAGTGCTGTCGCGCACCGACGATCACGCACGCACGCATGCACTGACAAAGATCGCCTCCGGCCTTCGCGCGGCCAGCGCAGACGTCACCGCCGCAAACGCCGCCGACCTCGCTGCCGGGCGCGAAGCCGGCCTCAGCGCGGCGATGCTCGACCGGCTGATGCTCGATGCGCACCGCATCGAGGCAATGGCCCGCGGGATCGAAGCCGTCGCCGCCCTCCCCGACCCCCTGGCCCTCCCGATCGACTCGTGGACCACGTCGCGCGGCCTGGCGATCGAGCAAGTCCGCATCCCGATCGGCGTCGTCGGCGTGATCTACGAATCGCGGCCGAACGTCACGGCCGACGTCGCGGCGCTGTGCCTCAAGTCGGCCAACGCCGTGATCCTCAAGGGCGGCAAGGAATCGATCCGCAGCAACGACGCGATCGCGCGCGTGATCGGCGACGGGCTCGCCGCCTGCGACCTGCCCCGCAGCTGCGTGCAGCTCGTGCGCTCCGTCGAGCGCCGCGCCACCGAAGCGCTGCTCGGCCACGACGACGCGATCGACGTCATCATTCCTCGCGGCGGCCCCGGCCTCGTGCGTGCGATTGCCGAGCATTCGCGGATCCCGGTGATCCGCCACTACGAAGGGATCTGCCACGTCTACGTCGATGCGTCGGCCGACCTCGCGATGGCCAGCGACATTGCATTCAACGCCAAGGTGCAAAGGCCGGGCGTCTGCAACGCGATGGAAAACCTGCTGGTCCACGAAAGCGTAGCACGCGAATTTTTCGCGCTGGCGGCGCCGCGCCTTCTCGAAGCGGGCGTGGAGCTGCGCGGCTGCCCTCGCACCTGCGCGCTGGTTCCGGCCGCACGTCCGGCCACCGACGACGACTGGCGCACCGAGTATCTCGACCTCGTCCTCGCTGTGCGCATCGTCGATTCGCTGGACGAGGCGATCGACTTCGTCAACGAGAACGGCTCCGGGCACTCCGACAGCATCGTCACGCGCTCGCGCGAGGCGGCCGACCGTTTCCTTCGGGAAGTCGATTCGGCCGCGGTCTACGAGAATGCCTCGACGCGCTTTACCGACGGTTTCGAATTCGGCTTCGGCGCCGAGGTCGGCATTTCGACCAACCGCCTGCATGCGCGCGGACCGATGGGGCTGCGCGAGCTGACGACTTACAAGTACGTGGTTCGCGGCCAGGGGCATGTGCGCTGAATCTGCGCGCGGCGCCGGCCCGCGGCGCGTCGGCGTCCTCGGCGGAACCTTCGATCCCGTGCATCTCGGGCATATCCGCAGCGCGCGCGAGATCGCCGAAGCGTTCTCGCTCGATGTCGTGAGGCTGGTCCTGGCGGCGCGACCTCCTCACAAGCCTTCGGGCGCCTCGGCTGCGGCCGAGGACCGCTGGCAGATGCTGATTCTTGCGGTGGCCGAAGCGGAATGCAGCGGGGAAATCGCGCCCGGGCTCGTCGTGCCCTGCGACATCGAGCTGCGGCGAAGCTCCCCCTCGTGGACAGTCGATACCCTGCGTGAGCTTTCGGCCAACGATCCCGAAGGCGAGCTTTTCTTCATCGTGGGCAGCGATGCCTACGCCGAGGTCGACACCTGGAGCCGCCCCGGAGAGCTTCTCGCGCTGGCCAACGTGATCGTCACGTCGAGGCCGGGCCGGCAAGGTTTCGAGCACACGCCACTTCCTCCCGTTGCCGCGCGCGCGCAGGCTCGTTATGATTCTTCCATCGGAGTGTACGTTCATACCAGCGGCCACCAGGTACGTGGCCACGGCATCCGCGGCATCGAGGTTTCTTCCACCGAAATCCGCCGTCGGGTGCGCCTCGGTCTCCCCGTCCAGTCCATGACCGGCCCCGCCGTCGCGCGTTTCATCGCCGACCACGGCCTCTACCAGTCCGATTCCCAGCCCTCCGTGGCGGGCCAACGCCCCGCCGCAGGGGAACTGGGCAACCAACCCTCCGGAGCAGGCAAGCATTGCAAGGAATGACCAAGGACTCCTCGCGCGATCTGGCAACGATGGCAGCCGACCTGGCCGCCGATGGAAAGGCCCTCGGAATCACGATCCTGGACCTTCGCGAGATCTCGTCGGTGGCCGACTATTTCGTCGTCGCCAGCGGCAGGTCCCACATCCAGGTGGACGCGATCTGCGACCGCATCGACAAGGGAATCGCGCAAAGACTCGGCGCCAGGGCGATCTCGGTCGAGGGACTCGAGAACGCCCAGTGGGCCATCCTCGACTACGGGTCGGTCGTCATCCACGTGTTCCAGGAAAGCGTGCGCGAGCTTTACGACCTCGAGCGCCTGTGGAGCCTCGCGCCGCGTTGGAAGCACGGCGAGCCAACGGCACCCGCACGTGGACGCCGGCGCGCGACGGGCGCGGCTTCTTCACGCCGCGAGGCCAGCGCAGCCGGGGTCTGACATGCTGCGCCGCACCGTCAGCTTCGTCGCGGCCATCGCGATCATCGGCGGCGTGGCGTCGCTCGTCTATTTCAATTCGCAGCCGACGACGCTTCGGTGGGCCCCGAATCGCGAGCTGACCGTTCCGCTGGCCTGGCTGATCGTCGGCGCGACGACGGCAGGCGCCGCCCTCGGGCTGGTCGTGCTGCTCGCGCGCGAAGGACACTGGGCGCTTCGCCAGTGGCGCCTCCTGCGCGCGCTCAGGGCTTCCGAGCGCGCGGCTTCGCGCCGCTCCGAGGCGCGAGCTTCGCTGCTCGCCGGTCGCCACGCGCAAGCGCGCAGCCTTCTTGCGAAAACCGCCAGCGGCCCGTCCGCCGTCATCGACGATGCCGTGGATTACGGCGAGGCGTTTCTCGCCGAAGGACGTCCGACCGAGGGCCGCACGCACCTCGAGGATGCCAGAAAAGAGCTCGGCGACGATCCGCGCATCCTGTTCGCGCTCGCGCGCTGCTGTCGCGCTCTCGGCGACGACGCAGCGGCCGTTGCGGCCCTCGACCGCGCCGTCGATGCGTTGCCGTCCAGTGTCGCGCTGCATTCGCTTCGCCGCGACTGCCTCGTGGACCTGCAGTGGTGGCCGACC is part of the Candidatus Binatia bacterium genome and harbors:
- the proB gene encoding glutamate 5-kinase, producing the protein MTHVLRKREILERARRIVVKIGSSLLATESGVSSEQIGRLSAELCALAEQGLQIVVVTSGARAAGLARLGLKRLPKKIPEQQAAAAIGQIRLMALYERCFADFGRHVGQVLLTADDLRDRARYLNAQRTLEHLLRHGVVPIVNENDSVAIDELKFGDNDRLSALVGGLVGADLLVILTDVEGLYDRDPRGGEASLVELVSDVDALIDSGVAGGTASAVGTGGMASKLVAARSAAHRGIPTVVASGRTPGTLARIFDPDATAGTLFLPRPTPMRSRKHWIAHGLPVRGSLVLDAGALDAVTRHGSSLLAAGITAVDGKFSRGDCVRCVDAAGREWARGLVAYDDDECRAIRGQPSSRFEALLGYHAADEVIHRDDLAVLAELGEVGQPGEETADADAPASQERG
- a CDS encoding tetratricopeptide repeat protein — translated: MLRRTVSFVAAIAIIGGVASLVYFNSQPTTLRWAPNRELTVPLAWLIVGATTAGAALGLVVLLAREGHWALRQWRLLRALRASERAASRRSEARASLLAGRHAQARSLLAKTASGPSAVIDDAVDYGEAFLAEGRPTEGRTHLEDARKELGDDPRILFALARCCRALGDDAAAVAALDRAVDALPSSVALHSLRRDCLVDLQWWPTAEAAQQRIVDLHPSDPSEKHRLIDIRMKAAEFAGNGDREAALRGVLALDPSWPAAATARAAMLAERGQNRAALRILVRAAKRRPAEETLRALDEMLEKGSPRKMLSVYRKLRRGNPASSELVLHLAANLVRLGRHGEAEAQLRELEGATGREAALVESLRARILESHSDSAGAADALRRALDSSLEG
- the obgE gene encoding GTPase ObgE gives rise to the protein MNFVDEARLRIVAGDGGDGCAAFLREKYRPNGGPSGGDGGNGGSVLAVADENISTLQDFRSRQTIRAVRGENGRGKCQHGRNGEDVSLRLPVGTVVVDEQSGRVLADLARHGEEVLLAAGGYGGRGNARFATATHQAPRRADPGTPGEAFEIRLELRLLADAGLVGLPNAGKSSLLARVSAARPKIADYPFTTLAPILGVVAWAQDKSMVVADIPGLIEGAHQGQGLGDRFLRHVERTAVLVHLLDASERSADGAIADFDTVRAELAAYSPELASRPVIVALTKMDLPSAVESCGEISRRLAKRGFDVHAISSATGQGCRELMTSVGHAVERRHREKSADDDAIILAGEPR
- the rsfS gene encoding ribosome silencing factor; amino-acid sequence: MTKDSSRDLATMAADLAADGKALGITILDLREISSVADYFVVASGRSHIQVDAICDRIDKGIAQRLGARAISVEGLENAQWAILDYGSVVIHVFQESVRELYDLERLWSLAPRWKHGEPTAPARGRRRATGAASSRREASAAGV
- the rpmA gene encoding 50S ribosomal protein L27; translated protein: MAHKKGQGSSKNGRDSRGQRRGVKKFGGQIVVAGNIIVRQLGTRVHPGTGVGMGRDFTLFALVNGVVKYETFGKGGKTRACVVGLSPNPTAG
- the rplU gene encoding 50S ribosomal protein L21 yields the protein MSYAVIRTGGKQYRVSPGLRLTIEKLAGEPGQEVEFGEVLLRGDGDQVQVGAPLVEGAAVRGVIIVQDRGPRILVFKKKRRKNYRRRMGHRQYETTVQITSID
- a CDS encoding glutamate-5-semialdehyde dehydrogenase produces the protein MTTRGMATFSSTATTAADASAASASTVEEEIASICRDARAAYRVLSRTDDHARTHALTKIASGLRAASADVTAANAADLAAGREAGLSAAMLDRLMLDAHRIEAMARGIEAVAALPDPLALPIDSWTTSRGLAIEQVRIPIGVVGVIYESRPNVTADVAALCLKSANAVILKGGKESIRSNDAIARVIGDGLAACDLPRSCVQLVRSVERRATEALLGHDDAIDVIIPRGGPGLVRAIAEHSRIPVIRHYEGICHVYVDASADLAMASDIAFNAKVQRPGVCNAMENLLVHESVAREFFALAAPRLLEAGVELRGCPRTCALVPAARPATDDDWRTEYLDLVLAVRIVDSLDEAIDFVNENGSGHSDSIVTRSREAADRFLREVDSAAVYENASTRFTDGFEFGFGAEVGISTNRLHARGPMGLRELTTYKYVVRGQGHVR
- the nadD gene encoding nicotinate-nucleotide adenylyltransferase; translation: MCAESARGAGPRRVGVLGGTFDPVHLGHIRSAREIAEAFSLDVVRLVLAARPPHKPSGASAAAEDRWQMLILAVAEAECSGEIAPGLVVPCDIELRRSSPSWTVDTLRELSANDPEGELFFIVGSDAYAEVDTWSRPGELLALANVIVTSRPGRQGFEHTPLPPVAARAQARYDSSIGVYVHTSGHQVRGHGIRGIEVSSTEIRRRVRLGLPVQSMTGPAVARFIADHGLYQSDSQPSVAGQRPAAGELGNQPSGAGKHCKE